A region of Salinibacter sp. 10B DNA encodes the following proteins:
- a CDS encoding trypsin-like peptidase domain-containing protein, which produces MRVRILLVVFAMSVVGPAGVVAQNARSTSDTVEVAQSRRTAITRAVQAVSPSVVTINVEETKRVRDPRFDAYDDAYVRYFLRQSPYREERVQGTGSGFIVSPDGYVVTNEHVIGAADEIEVLFPDGRSMPATRVGSDEATDLAVLKVDPKEALPYVEFDTTSSPIVGEWVIAFGNPFGLFEASQPSVSVGVVSATGRDLRAESDGRLYRDMIQTDAAVNQGNSGGPLVNAEGKVIGVNTAIYSESGGSIGLGFAVPAKRAARIVSEIRDRGAVDRSYYTGLATVSVTPRIARALNLKRSGGVLVHDFDFGSPAAAAGLQIYDVITEIEGTPIETREDYIARIYDFRPGDTLRMRVLRDGEPREIQLTIGRRE; this is translated from the coding sequence ATGCGTGTTCGAATTCTCCTTGTTGTTTTCGCGATGAGTGTGGTGGGGCCTGCAGGGGTTGTGGCACAGAACGCCCGGTCCACGTCGGACACGGTAGAAGTGGCCCAGTCGCGCCGGACGGCCATCACGCGGGCGGTGCAAGCAGTATCGCCATCGGTCGTTACGATCAATGTTGAGGAGACGAAGCGTGTGCGCGATCCCCGCTTCGACGCCTACGACGATGCCTATGTCCGCTATTTTCTTCGCCAGTCGCCCTATCGCGAGGAGCGAGTGCAGGGGACCGGATCCGGCTTCATTGTGTCGCCGGATGGATATGTCGTAACGAACGAGCACGTGATTGGAGCGGCGGACGAGATTGAGGTGCTTTTTCCCGACGGGCGCTCCATGCCGGCCACGCGAGTGGGGAGCGACGAGGCCACCGATCTGGCCGTGCTGAAGGTGGACCCGAAGGAGGCCCTGCCGTACGTCGAATTCGACACGACCTCCTCCCCGATCGTCGGCGAGTGGGTCATTGCGTTCGGCAACCCATTCGGACTCTTCGAGGCCTCGCAGCCCTCTGTCTCGGTGGGGGTGGTGAGTGCCACCGGTCGTGACCTGCGCGCCGAGAGTGACGGACGGCTCTACCGCGACATGATCCAGACCGACGCGGCCGTCAATCAGGGCAATTCCGGCGGTCCCCTCGTAAATGCCGAGGGGAAGGTGATTGGGGTCAACACCGCCATCTATAGCGAGTCCGGGGGCTCCATTGGACTCGGCTTTGCTGTGCCCGCCAAGCGCGCGGCCCGCATTGTGTCTGAGATCCGGGACCGGGGCGCGGTCGATCGGTCGTACTACACGGGGCTCGCCACGGTGTCGGTCACGCCCCGCATTGCCCGTGCGCTCAATTTGAAGCGCAGCGGCGGGGTGCTCGTGCACGACTTCGATTTTGGGTCGCCCGCTGCGGCGGCCGGCCTTCAGATCTACGATGTGATTACTGAAATTGAGGGCACGCCCATCGAGACGCGGGAGGACTACATCGCCCGCATCTACGACTTCCGGCCCGGCGATACACTGCGCATGCGCGTTCTCCGAGACGGGGAGCCCCGTGAGATTCAGCTGACCATCGGACGGCGGGAGTGA
- a CDS encoding TetR/AcrR family transcriptional regulator produces the protein MPTDRATDIRDAARSLFARRGYEATSMRAIAEAADVSLGLAYNYFSGKEDLLRVIVEEGRAQVETTFSELEPDGPPGEQVRHFVTACLDTVRTHRAFWQLLYSLRQQPEAVAAVGDTLDGLYDEIHARLRSLFVSLDDEAPDVSARLLFATLDGVGQHYVRDPESYPLDNVIEQIIGRFSPAA, from the coding sequence ATGCCAACCGATCGTGCCACCGACATCCGCGATGCTGCCCGCAGCCTCTTCGCCCGGCGCGGCTACGAGGCCACCTCCATGCGCGCCATTGCGGAGGCGGCGGACGTGTCCCTCGGACTGGCCTACAACTATTTCTCGGGAAAGGAGGATCTGCTTCGTGTGATTGTGGAAGAGGGGAGGGCTCAGGTCGAGACGACGTTCTCCGAGCTCGAGCCCGATGGGCCTCCGGGGGAGCAGGTCCGGCACTTCGTCACTGCCTGCCTAGACACCGTACGCACGCACCGGGCCTTCTGGCAGCTGCTCTACAGCCTGCGCCAGCAGCCCGAGGCGGTGGCTGCGGTTGGGGATACGCTCGACGGACTGTACGACGAGATCCACGCTCGGCTCCGATCCCTCTTCGTATCGCTGGACGACGAAGCGCCTGACGTAAGCGCTCGTCTCCTCTTCGCCACCCTCGACGGGGTGGGGCAGCACTACGTTCGTGATCCGGAATCCTACCCGCTCGACAATGTCATCGAGCAAATCATCGGCCGCTTCTCTCCCGCGGCTTGA
- a CDS encoding NAD-dependent epimerase/dehydratase family protein, with protein MRILVIGATGFIGTPLVHQLVRKDHEIVVFHRGETDADLPESVRHLHGDRNALAEHRDAFEQESPDVVIDVVPYTEAHAQRVVDVFGDITDRLVVVSSSDVYRNYDGWRGVSDHDPDPVPLDEEAPLREKLYPYRGHEGLGFDYARDYEKILVERVVMRAPNLAGTVLRLPAVYGPGDTQHRLVRHLRRMDDDRPAILMDEGEADWRWTHGYVENVAAAIACAAADGRADSCIYNVGEVETPTTVERIHRLARVVGWCGDVVPVPSKELPEHLQGPGDWRYELATDTRRMRAELEYEPPVTKTEALRRTVEWERDHWDEDEMPDPDYEAENAVWKRWA; from the coding sequence ATGAGAATTCTCGTCATCGGTGCCACCGGCTTCATCGGGACGCCTCTCGTGCATCAACTCGTCCGGAAGGACCACGAGATTGTCGTCTTCCACCGGGGAGAGACGGACGCCGACCTGCCTGAGTCCGTTCGACATCTTCACGGCGACCGAAATGCCCTGGCAGAGCACAGAGACGCATTCGAGCAGGAGAGCCCGGACGTCGTCATCGACGTGGTGCCCTACACCGAGGCGCACGCGCAGCGGGTGGTTGATGTGTTCGGGGACATTACCGATCGTCTCGTTGTCGTGAGCAGCAGCGACGTGTATCGTAACTACGACGGCTGGCGCGGTGTGAGCGATCACGATCCGGATCCTGTGCCGCTGGACGAAGAGGCCCCGCTGCGCGAGAAGCTCTATCCGTACCGCGGCCACGAGGGGCTCGGCTTTGACTATGCCAGGGACTACGAGAAAATTCTGGTCGAGCGCGTTGTGATGAGGGCACCGAATCTTGCAGGGACCGTGCTTCGTCTTCCCGCCGTCTACGGGCCGGGGGATACGCAGCATCGCCTTGTGCGCCACCTCCGCCGCATGGACGACGATCGTCCGGCCATTCTGATGGACGAGGGGGAGGCCGACTGGCGGTGGACGCACGGGTACGTTGAGAACGTGGCGGCGGCCATTGCCTGTGCTGCGGCGGACGGACGCGCGGACAGCTGCATCTACAACGTCGGCGAGGTCGAAACGCCAACGACGGTCGAGCGAATACACCGACTGGCGCGGGTCGTTGGATGGTGCGGCGACGTGGTGCCGGTGCCCTCGAAAGAACTGCCCGAGCATCTGCAGGGGCCGGGCGATTGGCGGTATGAACTGGCCACCGACACCCGTCGGATGCGTGCCGAGCTCGAATACGAGCCTCCCGTAACGAAAACAGAAGCGCTTCGTCGGACTGTCGAATGGGAGCGGGACCACTGGGACGAGGACGAAATGCCTGATCCTGATTATGAGGCTGAAAATGCCGTGTGGAAACGATGGGCCTAG
- a CDS encoding NUDIX domain-containing protein produces MSTTHLLARAVIRRDDRVLVVQAKGQSHTFLPGGHVENGEGLTGCLRRELREELGVESIVGAYRGAVEHRWHRDGEPQYELNHCFAVEAPALPSGTAPAAQEGYLSFAWAPADALGEVHLQPAPLRTLLAGESAAEAPWWASTMP; encoded by the coding sequence ATGTCCACTACCCACCTCCTTGCCCGCGCCGTCATCCGCCGAGACGATAGAGTCCTCGTCGTTCAGGCGAAAGGGCAGTCGCACACCTTTCTGCCGGGCGGGCACGTAGAGAACGGCGAGGGACTGACGGGATGCCTCCGGCGCGAGTTGCGGGAGGAGTTGGGTGTGGAGTCGATCGTGGGGGCATACCGGGGCGCCGTGGAGCATCGGTGGCACCGGGACGGGGAGCCGCAGTACGAGCTCAACCACTGCTTCGCCGTGGAGGCCCCGGCGCTTCCGTCCGGCACGGCCCCGGCGGCGCAGGAGGGCTACCTCTCGTTCGCGTGGGCCCCGGCGGATGCGCTCGGCGAGGTCCACCTTCAGCCGGCGCCGCTCCGCACCCTTCTCGCCGGGGAATCGGCCGCAGAGGCACCGTGGTGGGCGTCGACGATGCCGTAA
- a CDS encoding serine hydrolase domain-containing protein, whose amino-acid sequence MTRFSLVLLVVAVLLSGCSPPETPEERADVIASIVNQARSEHDVPGASVAVVQNGEIVQQLNYGVSDRATERAVTDSTMFQLASATKIVAGTAVMRLVQEDALALADSVHTYLPSLPDAWRGVTIRQAMSHTSGLPSLVDPQTGDLRGGGTMDAAWQAVRQKPLRDTSTTTWRYNQTGFEIVRRIIERVSGQSWEAFAQEHIFAPADMEYTFFVGQPVPDSSRLATPYREDYAAFDFAEAYEYYIPTAAGLFSTTGDLARFAQALSGGRLLAAESREQMWTSVPFEETTIDAVEGYGIGWTVDAQDGHRRVWHSGGGKAAFMHYPDDDLTVILLTNRAGFDVFTPTKEIAELYLK is encoded by the coding sequence ATGACCCGCTTTTCCCTTGTTCTACTCGTGGTTGCTGTTCTACTTTCGGGCTGCTCCCCCCCCGAGACCCCAGAAGAGCGAGCCGACGTGATTGCATCGATCGTCAATCAGGCCCGCAGCGAACACGACGTGCCCGGGGCGTCCGTCGCCGTTGTACAGAACGGCGAGATCGTCCAACAGCTCAACTACGGTGTGTCCGATCGGGCCACCGAGCGCGCGGTGACTGACTCGACCATGTTCCAGCTCGCCTCCGCTACGAAGATTGTGGCCGGCACTGCCGTCATGAGGCTAGTACAGGAGGATGCGTTGGCCCTTGCCGATTCCGTACACACGTATCTGCCGTCGCTTCCGGACGCGTGGCGGGGCGTGACCATCCGGCAGGCGATGTCTCACACGTCGGGGCTGCCGTCGCTTGTCGATCCGCAGACCGGCGATCTCCGCGGCGGGGGGACGATGGACGCGGCGTGGCAGGCCGTGCGGCAGAAGCCGCTTCGGGACACGAGCACGACGACCTGGCGCTACAACCAGACCGGCTTCGAGATTGTGCGGCGCATCATTGAGCGTGTTTCGGGGCAATCCTGGGAGGCGTTCGCCCAGGAGCACATCTTTGCGCCTGCCGACATGGAATACACGTTCTTCGTTGGGCAGCCGGTGCCCGATTCAAGCCGTCTCGCCACACCGTATCGGGAGGACTACGCGGCGTTCGACTTCGCGGAGGCCTACGAATATTACATTCCCACGGCGGCGGGGCTCTTCAGTACGACTGGGGACCTTGCACGCTTTGCACAGGCGCTCTCGGGGGGGCGGCTCCTTGCAGCAGAGTCCCGCGAGCAGATGTGGACCTCGGTGCCGTTCGAGGAGACGACGATCGACGCCGTCGAGGGCTACGGCATCGGGTGGACGGTAGATGCGCAGGACGGTCACCGGCGCGTGTGGCATTCGGGCGGCGGCAAGGCTGCGTTCATGCACTACCCGGACGACGATCTCACGGTGATCCTTCTCACCAACCGGGCGGGGTTCGACGTTTTCACGCCGACGAAAGAGATCGCGGAGCTGTACCTGAAGTAG
- a CDS encoding FAD-binding domain-containing protein translates to MPDPVQVVWYKRDLRVDDHRPLARAAERGPVLPLYVAEPSITAADDYRSRHWTLIREALIELRARLAKRGQPLVVRCGEMPEVLEALRRQVGPLRLWAHEEVGNGRTFERDRRVRAWAEEQGIRFTEIPCRGVVRGPHDRDDWANHWENAMRRPLVYPPDALTPVDGIEPGPMPSHAELGLRPSTTALQRIGEAEAHRTLDAFLRKRGQNYRRAMSSPLTGERACSRMSVHLAFGTISLRRVVYELRQRRAELDERRDPAATDWRQALDSFDSRLHWHSHFTQKLEDAPRIEHESYIPAFDALRKNDWDSALYEQWLHGRTGFPMVDACMRCLRTTGWLNFRMRAMLCSFAAYDCWLDWRRFAPTYGGLMADYVPGIHYPQVQMQSGTTGINQIRIYNPVKQGKEHDPEGTFIRRWVPELSHLETDAYVHEPWQMSPIEQQAVGCVIGDDYPERVVDHLEAYHHAQETIRSFRERPEIQTQAETILERHGSRG, encoded by the coding sequence ATGCCCGACCCGGTCCAGGTCGTCTGGTACAAGCGGGATCTGCGGGTGGACGATCATCGTCCGCTGGCCCGGGCCGCGGAGCGGGGACCGGTCCTGCCGCTCTACGTGGCCGAGCCGTCGATTACGGCGGCGGACGACTACCGCTCACGACACTGGACGCTCATCCGCGAGGCCCTCATCGAACTGCGTGCCCGTCTTGCAAAGCGGGGGCAGCCGCTCGTGGTGCGCTGTGGCGAGATGCCGGAGGTGCTGGAGGCGCTGCGACGACAGGTCGGGCCCTTGAGGCTCTGGGCGCACGAAGAAGTCGGCAACGGGCGGACGTTCGAGCGCGACCGTCGGGTTCGTGCCTGGGCCGAGGAGCAGGGCATTCGCTTCACGGAAATCCCGTGCCGGGGCGTCGTTCGGGGGCCGCACGACCGCGACGACTGGGCCAATCACTGGGAGAACGCCATGCGCCGCCCGCTCGTTTATCCGCCGGATGCTCTGACGCCGGTGGACGGCATAGAACCGGGCCCGATGCCCTCGCACGCCGAGCTCGGGCTGCGGCCGTCCACTACTGCTCTTCAGCGGATCGGGGAGGCGGAGGCCCACCGCACGCTCGACGCCTTTCTGCGCAAGCGGGGACAGAACTATCGGCGTGCCATGTCGAGCCCGCTTACGGGAGAGAGGGCCTGTTCGCGGATGTCGGTGCACCTCGCCTTCGGCACCATCAGCCTGCGACGGGTGGTGTACGAGCTGCGACAGCGGCGGGCCGAACTGGACGAGCGCCGCGACCCGGCCGCCACCGATTGGCGCCAAGCCCTTGACAGCTTCGACAGCCGCCTCCACTGGCACAGCCACTTCACACAGAAGCTGGAGGATGCCCCTCGCATCGAGCACGAGAGCTACATTCCGGCCTTCGACGCGCTCCGGAAGAACGATTGGGATTCAGCCCTCTACGAACAGTGGCTCCACGGCCGGACGGGATTTCCCATGGTCGATGCCTGCATGCGTTGTCTCCGCACCACCGGCTGGCTCAACTTCCGGATGCGGGCCATGCTGTGCTCGTTTGCCGCGTACGACTGCTGGCTCGACTGGCGCCGCTTCGCCCCCACCTACGGCGGCCTCATGGCCGATTACGTGCCCGGCATTCACTACCCGCAGGTGCAAATGCAATCGGGCACCACCGGCATCAACCAGATCCGCATCTATAATCCCGTGAAGCAGGGCAAAGAGCACGACCCGGAAGGCACGTTCATTCGCCGCTGGGTGCCGGAGCTATCTCACCTGGAGACCGATGCCTACGTCCACGAGCCCTGGCAGATGTCACCCATCGAGCAGCAGGCCGTGGGATGTGTGATTGGGGACGACTATCCCGAGCGGGTCGTCGATCATCTTGAGGCCTATCATCACGCGCAAGAGACGATTCGGTCGTTTCGCGAGCGGCCGGAGATTCAGACACAGGCCGAGACCATCCTGGAGCGGCACGGCAGCCGAGGGTAG
- a CDS encoding DUF6653 family protein, with protein sequence MTVGKRIASLFRMDDDTWARHANPWSVWSRTTVLPLLILAAWSRVWIGWWALVPGAAALLWTWFNPRLFGRPHSFDHWASKSVLGERVWTNRDENPVPEHHRVVPNVLNGVNGVGTLFVIWGVVQLSIWPTVFGTALVYASKLWYLDRMVWLYEDTHP encoded by the coding sequence ATGACTGTCGGCAAGCGCATTGCCTCGCTCTTCCGAATGGACGACGATACGTGGGCACGCCACGCGAATCCCTGGAGCGTGTGGAGCCGTACCACGGTGCTGCCGCTGCTCATTCTGGCCGCCTGGAGCCGGGTGTGGATCGGATGGTGGGCGCTGGTGCCCGGCGCGGCGGCCCTGCTGTGGACGTGGTTCAATCCGCGCCTCTTTGGACGCCCTCACTCGTTCGACCACTGGGCCTCAAAGTCGGTCCTTGGCGAGCGCGTGTGGACGAACCGCGACGAGAATCCTGTGCCCGAGCATCACCGGGTCGTGCCGAATGTGCTGAATGGGGTCAACGGCGTCGGCACGCTGTTCGTGATCTGGGGCGTCGTGCAACTGTCGATTTGGCCCACGGTGTTCGGGACCGCGCTCGTTTACGCCAGCAAGCTCTGGTACCTGGACCGGATGGTCTGGCTGTACGAGGATACCCATCCGTGA
- a CDS encoding LytTR family DNA-binding domain-containing protein, which produces MPASNVPIRTLIVDDEPLARERLRGLLDDRSDVRVVGEAEDGLDAAEAIREQEPDLVFLDVQMPGMNGIDVIEEVGREHMPVTVFVTAYDQYAIKAFDLAAVDYLLKPFDDERFEQAFARARDRIVDQDADAISRRLLRLLQEKDPSLLEEEKEKTSDEPYLERIAVQGRGKARIVSVDDITHITADGSYAELHTADGTHVIRERMKALASRLDPEEFVRVHRSAIVHLDEVEMILRSGGGNYAVRLEDGTTLSVSRGRIEELQDRLGVDVVQRDG; this is translated from the coding sequence ATGCCTGCCTCCAACGTCCCGATTCGAACCCTCATTGTCGACGACGAACCGCTGGCCCGCGAGCGCCTGCGCGGCTTGCTGGACGACCGTTCGGACGTGCGCGTCGTCGGTGAAGCCGAGGATGGACTCGATGCGGCCGAAGCGATCCGCGAGCAGGAGCCCGACCTTGTCTTCCTTGACGTGCAAATGCCGGGAATGAACGGCATTGACGTGATCGAAGAGGTGGGACGGGAGCACATGCCGGTCACGGTTTTCGTGACGGCCTACGACCAGTACGCAATTAAGGCTTTCGACCTGGCCGCTGTCGATTATTTGCTCAAGCCGTTCGATGACGAGCGGTTCGAGCAGGCCTTTGCCCGAGCCCGTGACCGGATTGTGGACCAGGACGCCGATGCCATCTCACGCCGCCTACTGCGACTCCTTCAGGAGAAGGACCCCTCCCTCCTGGAAGAGGAGAAAGAAAAGACGTCGGACGAGCCGTACCTGGAACGAATTGCCGTGCAGGGACGCGGGAAGGCCCGGATCGTCTCGGTCGACGACATCACGCACATCACGGCCGACGGCTCCTACGCAGAGCTTCACACCGCAGACGGCACGCACGTCATTCGCGAGCGAATGAAGGCCCTTGCCTCCCGCCTCGACCCAGAGGAATTCGTGCGCGTGCACCGTTCGGCCATCGTTCATCTCGATGAGGTGGAAATGATTCTGCGGAGTGGTGGCGGCAACTATGCCGTGCGGCTCGAAGACGGGACGACCCTCAGTGTGAGTCGGGGGCGCATTGAAGAGTTACAGGACCGCCTCGGGGTGGATGTGGTGCAGCGGGATGGATAG
- a CDS encoding glucose 1-dehydrogenase: MPTYDYSDHVVLVTGGTSGIGRAVAEAFAEHGASVVIAARDVDRGGSVAQFIDGEVTFVQVDVGKPTQIASLVEQTVATYGGLDVAVNNAAGRTGTGKPTHAFDLEEFDATVDVALRGVWVGMKHQIQQMLSKDESGGTIVNVSSVNGLGGAPGGSIYSACKAGVLSLTKSAAQEYAPQGLRVNALVPGAFDTPMLQTVMQQAADAQGTDVDAVHQQYADRSAVGRIGTPEEAAQAVLWLASGAATYVHGHSMIVDGGTTCAVR, translated from the coding sequence ATGCCTACCTACGACTACTCGGATCACGTCGTCCTCGTTACAGGAGGAACCTCCGGCATCGGTCGCGCCGTTGCCGAGGCCTTTGCCGAACATGGGGCGTCGGTCGTGATTGCTGCCCGTGATGTCGATCGTGGAGGCTCGGTCGCTCAGTTTATCGACGGCGAGGTAACCTTCGTTCAGGTCGACGTAGGGAAGCCCACGCAGATCGCGAGTCTTGTGGAGCAGACCGTGGCGACGTATGGGGGGCTCGACGTGGCGGTGAACAACGCCGCGGGCCGAACGGGGACAGGCAAGCCGACGCATGCGTTTGACCTGGAGGAATTCGACGCTACTGTTGACGTAGCACTGCGCGGGGTCTGGGTGGGAATGAAGCATCAGATCCAGCAAATGCTCTCCAAGGACGAGTCGGGCGGGACCATCGTCAACGTATCCAGTGTCAATGGCTTGGGTGGAGCGCCCGGGGGATCGATCTACTCGGCCTGTAAGGCTGGGGTGCTGTCCCTCACCAAATCGGCAGCACAGGAGTATGCCCCCCAGGGCCTCCGCGTCAATGCACTCGTGCCGGGGGCTTTCGACACCCCCATGCTGCAGACTGTGATGCAGCAGGCGGCCGATGCGCAGGGCACCGACGTGGACGCCGTTCATCAACAGTATGCGGATCGTAGTGCCGTGGGTCGTATCGGGACGCCCGAGGAAGCGGCTCAGGCCGTGCTCTGGCTCGCCTCCGGCGCCGCTACCTACGTCCACGGCCACTCGATGATCGTCGATGGCGGAACGACCTGTGCGGTGCGCTGA
- a CDS encoding histidine kinase → MTTERSIPNWPSRSEWGIIVAFWGTFALISIGQGFIGEHAGHFHWTDALGDLLEYGAWTLITPFVFWFVGTVPVIEMLSDDTMRAVRNVGLHTITGLATAILVDVSEDLFGLHMGPSPPGASAGSPPTILQQIQNLWFLDELGIYLIVLMAGFARIYYLQKKKQQEEAERLEERAESLEAQLTEARLEALRMQLNPHFLFNTLHAVSTLVDRDPSGVRRMIARLSELLRHVLDEDAPQEVPLSQELDFLNDYLDIQTIRFQGELDTEIDVPSELHEAQVPNLILQPVVENAIKHGASQVRGVGRIEIHGRREDDRLVLSVRDNGPGLPPSQEDGLGLRNVRARLQELYGENQSLRLESDPDKGTHAILEIPYHSSTALYTAEGESTLTAALPSSVE, encoded by the coding sequence GTGACTACGGAACGTTCAATCCCCAATTGGCCGAGCCGGTCCGAATGGGGCATTATTGTCGCCTTTTGGGGCACCTTTGCGCTCATCTCGATTGGCCAGGGATTCATTGGGGAACACGCGGGCCATTTTCACTGGACCGACGCCCTCGGCGATCTCCTCGAATACGGCGCCTGGACCCTCATTACCCCGTTCGTCTTCTGGTTCGTGGGAACCGTTCCCGTTATCGAGATGCTCTCCGACGACACGATGCGGGCCGTACGAAACGTGGGCCTGCACACGATAACGGGCCTCGCCACGGCCATTCTGGTCGACGTTAGTGAAGACCTCTTCGGGCTCCACATGGGCCCGTCTCCTCCCGGAGCCTCCGCCGGCTCTCCCCCCACCATCCTCCAGCAGATTCAAAACCTCTGGTTTCTGGACGAATTGGGGATCTATCTCATCGTGCTGATGGCCGGATTCGCCCGAATCTACTATCTACAGAAGAAGAAGCAACAAGAGGAGGCCGAGCGACTGGAGGAGCGGGCCGAATCGCTAGAGGCGCAGCTTACGGAGGCCCGGCTGGAGGCCCTCCGCATGCAGCTCAACCCTCACTTTCTCTTCAACACGCTGCATGCAGTAAGCACTCTTGTGGACCGCGACCCTAGCGGGGTGCGACGCATGATCGCTCGCCTCAGCGAGTTGTTGCGACACGTGCTCGACGAGGATGCACCGCAAGAGGTCCCCCTCTCTCAGGAACTCGACTTTTTGAACGACTACCTCGACATTCAAACCATTCGCTTTCAGGGGGAACTCGACACCGAGATCGACGTCCCCTCCGAGCTACACGAGGCACAGGTGCCGAATCTCATTCTCCAGCCCGTAGTTGAGAATGCCATCAAGCACGGGGCAAGCCAGGTCCGCGGCGTCGGTCGCATCGAAATTCACGGCCGACGGGAGGACGATCGGCTCGTGCTCTCGGTACGGGACAACGGGCCGGGACTGCCGCCTTCGCAGGAGGACGGGCTGGGGCTCCGAAACGTACGCGCCCGGCTGCAGGAACTCTACGGCGAGAATCAGTCCCTTCGCCTGGAATCAGATCCGGACAAGGGCACCCACGCGATCCTCGAGATTCCGTACCACTCCAGCACGGCCCTCTACACCGCCGAGGGCGAGTCGACTCTCACCGCCGCCTTGCCCTCCTCCGTCGAGTAG
- a CDS encoding alpha/beta fold hydrolase codes for MTAPDWLDRSAYPFPSSFFDVGAGRMHYVDVGKGPVVVLVHGTPTWSFLYRRLIDDLRQDHRVIAPDLLGFGLSDKPQTEAVAPPQQAHHLRALLDHLKLDRFTLIVHDFGGPIGLSYALNHPEEIDRLVLLNTWMWPLENTATRWASRFFGTRLGRWVYTHWNFSPDVMLPALTNQALSAEVHAHYQRPFPTPDTRHAPWLFARDLVGADDWYASLWEQRDGLRSIPALLLWGEQDPGFGLEALARWQALFETAETKTFPDAGHLPQEEVPDAVQVALRSFL; via the coding sequence ATGACTGCTCCCGACTGGCTGGACCGATCGGCATATCCGTTTCCCTCCTCTTTCTTCGACGTCGGCGCCGGCCGGATGCACTACGTTGATGTAGGCAAGGGGCCCGTGGTAGTGCTCGTGCATGGCACGCCGACGTGGTCCTTCCTTTATCGTCGCCTCATTGACGATTTGCGGCAGGACCATCGCGTGATCGCGCCCGACCTGCTCGGCTTCGGCCTTTCGGACAAACCGCAAACGGAGGCCGTGGCGCCGCCCCAACAGGCCCATCACCTTCGCGCCCTTCTCGACCATCTGAAGCTGGATCGATTCACGTTGATCGTGCACGACTTTGGCGGCCCGATTGGCTTGTCCTACGCCCTTAACCATCCGGAGGAGATCGATCGTCTCGTGCTCTTGAATACGTGGATGTGGCCGCTTGAGAATACGGCCACGCGTTGGGCGAGCCGTTTCTTTGGGACGCGCCTCGGACGTTGGGTCTACACGCACTGGAATTTCTCGCCGGACGTGATGCTGCCGGCCCTCACGAATCAGGCCCTTTCCGCCGAAGTACACGCGCACTATCAGCGGCCCTTTCCCACGCCGGACACGCGGCACGCTCCGTGGCTGTTTGCGCGGGATCTGGTCGGGGCAGACGACTGGTACGCGTCGCTTTGGGAGCAGCGCGACGGACTGCGCTCGATTCCGGCGCTTCTGTTGTGGGGCGAGCAGGATCCGGGCTTCGGCCTGGAGGCCCTTGCGCGCTGGCAGGCGCTCTTCGAGACGGCCGAGACGAAGACCTTCCCGGACGCGGGTCATCTGCCGCAGGAGGAAGTGCCGGATGCCGTGCAGGTTGCTCTTCGGTCGTTTCTGTAA
- a CDS encoding AraC family transcriptional regulator, with the protein MPVAGSSAADEAAPNPVVGQVQTFVDEHLAADLSLDRMAAVADVSPSSLVRRFKAAADVTPWRYVMEARVQKARRLLAETDRPIATIAIDAGFYDQAHLTRTFKRLEGQPPGAFREQAD; encoded by the coding sequence ATGCCCGTTGCCGGTTCCTCTGCGGCCGACGAAGCGGCGCCCAACCCCGTGGTCGGGCAGGTCCAAACGTTCGTCGACGAGCACCTGGCCGCAGACCTGTCGCTCGATCGCATGGCGGCGGTCGCCGACGTGAGTCCGTCATCGCTCGTGCGGCGATTCAAGGCTGCAGCCGACGTGACGCCCTGGCGCTATGTGATGGAGGCGCGCGTTCAGAAGGCTAGGCGCTTGCTCGCTGAGACGGATCGCCCAATTGCAACGATTGCGATCGACGCCGGCTTCTACGATCAGGCCCATCTCACACGCACCTTTAAGCGTCTTGAGGGTCAGCCCCCGGGGGCGTTTCGCGAGCAGGCCGACTGA